A section of the Arabiibacter massiliensis genome encodes:
- a CDS encoding 4Fe-4S dicluster domain-containing protein, translated as MTQYAIVTDLDRCVGCLACSVACKVVNGVPTGSFWNKTLRIGPNPKEGGSGQWPDVELYFLNVQCQHCADPECVKVCPTGASHKLEDGTVQIDKSKCIGCQFCAMACPYGVRYLNEEERVVEKCTLCEQKISQGELPQCVSQCCGMARWFGDADGDIRDFAGPRGETIGSFLEEFSDEAVHHLPDVGNKPTFRYILRDMKWQGGDE; from the coding sequence ATGACTCAATATGCGATCGTCACCGATCTGGATCGGTGCGTGGGCTGCCTGGCGTGCTCGGTGGCATGCAAGGTAGTCAACGGCGTGCCGACCGGGAGCTTTTGGAACAAGACGCTGCGCATCGGCCCGAACCCCAAAGAGGGCGGGAGCGGCCAGTGGCCCGACGTGGAGCTGTACTTCCTGAACGTGCAGTGCCAGCACTGCGCCGATCCCGAGTGCGTGAAGGTGTGCCCGACGGGCGCCTCGCACAAGCTTGAGGACGGCACCGTGCAGATCGACAAGAGCAAGTGCATCGGCTGTCAGTTCTGCGCGATGGCCTGCCCGTACGGGGTGCGCTACCTGAACGAAGAGGAGCGCGTGGTGGAGAAGTGCACGCTGTGCGAGCAGAAGATCTCGCAGGGCGAGCTGCCCCAGTGCGTGTCGCAGTGCTGCGGCATGGCGCGCTGGTTCGGCGATGCGGACGGCGACATCCGCGATTTCGCGGGGCCGCGCGGCGAGACCATCGGCAGCTTCCTGGAGGAGTTCTCGGACGAGGCGGTGCATCATCTGCCCGACGTGGGGAACAAGCCGACGTTCCGCTACATCCTGCGCGACATGAAGTGGCAAGGAGGCGATGAATAA
- a CDS encoding DmsC/YnfH family molybdoenzyme membrane anchor subunit has product MELQWPLIVFTTLVAWSAGLFASQSLMALVGAGKKSQMTAWVASAVLLAVGGVAVFFHLEHWERIFNGFGHLTSGITQELIAIVVLAVVAVVYLVMMRKSDDGASVPKWLAGVSIAVCVVLVAVMAHSYTMAARPAWDSVLWILYVIGNACVLGPATMAVIMSLKGDDVVPVALPALIGTAIAAVTAVAFAAFLQASGGSFAEVGFYFDPTHPTKAMADAAATVAGQAPLLWGGAVVVGAIVPLVAAFMGKRSGNWKLWGSVAVVAALIGAVCLRVAFYNLGLSVFMFY; this is encoded by the coding sequence ATGGAACTGCAGTGGCCTTTGATTGTTTTCACCACGCTGGTGGCGTGGAGCGCGGGACTCTTTGCGAGCCAGAGCTTGATGGCGCTGGTTGGCGCGGGTAAGAAGTCGCAGATGACGGCGTGGGTGGCGTCGGCCGTGCTGCTGGCCGTCGGCGGCGTGGCGGTGTTCTTCCACCTGGAGCACTGGGAGAGGATCTTCAACGGGTTCGGGCACCTGACGAGCGGCATTACCCAGGAGCTGATAGCCATCGTGGTGCTGGCCGTGGTCGCGGTGGTGTACCTGGTCATGATGCGGAAGTCCGACGACGGCGCGAGCGTGCCCAAGTGGCTGGCCGGCGTGTCGATCGCGGTGTGCGTGGTGCTGGTCGCCGTGATGGCGCACTCGTACACGATGGCGGCTAGGCCGGCGTGGGACAGCGTGCTCTGGATCCTCTATGTGATCGGCAACGCCTGCGTGCTGGGGCCCGCGACGATGGCCGTCATCATGTCGCTCAAGGGCGACGACGTGGTGCCCGTCGCGCTCCCGGCCCTGATCGGCACCGCGATCGCGGCCGTCACAGCCGTGGCGTTCGCCGCCTTCCTCCAAGCGTCCGGCGGCTCCTTCGCCGAAGTCGGCTTCTACTTCGACCCGACGCATCCCACCAAGGCCATGGCCGACGCCGCCGCGACGGTGGCGGGCCAGGCGCCCCTCCTCTGGGGCGGTGCCGTGGTCGTCGGCGCGATCGTCCCCCTGGTCGCCGCCTTCATGGGCAAGCGCTCGGGCAACTGGAAGCTCTGGGGCTCCGTCGCGGTGGTCGCCGCCCTGATCGGCGCGGTCTGCCTCCGCGTCGCCTTCTACAACCTCGGCCTCTCGGTCTTCATGTTCTACTAG
- a CDS encoding LysR family transcriptional regulator, translating to MNIDQCREFIELAQCLNFTEAARSLNITQPALSKHVLSLEREFGADLLDRSRKGVQLTEAGRTLFESAGIIVNAYDNAQQVIDALKAKSPVRIAGHMEDSDVASLASLATMIARERHHVTTVFERASDDPFDLLESGEIDLFVGYTLPERIAERHLASRPFLDIRLVAIVGTYHGFAAQTSIAWDDLRNETLVQFVSDKTNPAWEQIEAICARHGFAPKTRPVSSLNDVEFFSTPLRGSVLVWKKTQRQIGLLMETGQRACIPLVDDDAKLVAYAVYRPENEERLREFFEAVDEAKDLMRNRKDRREA from the coding sequence ATGAACATCGACCAATGCAGGGAGTTCATCGAGCTGGCGCAATGCCTCAACTTCACCGAGGCCGCGCGCAGCCTCAACATCACGCAGCCCGCGCTGAGCAAGCACGTGCTGTCGCTTGAGCGAGAGTTCGGCGCCGACCTGCTCGACCGCAGCCGCAAGGGCGTGCAGCTCACCGAGGCCGGCCGCACGCTGTTCGAGAGCGCCGGCATCATCGTCAACGCCTACGACAACGCGCAGCAGGTCATCGACGCCCTCAAGGCGAAGAGCCCCGTGCGCATCGCCGGGCATATGGAGGATTCCGACGTCGCCTCCCTCGCCTCGCTCGCCACGATGATCGCCCGCGAGCGCCATCACGTGACGACCGTGTTCGAACGCGCCAGCGACGACCCTTTCGACCTGCTGGAAAGCGGGGAGATCGACCTGTTCGTAGGCTACACCCTGCCAGAGAGGATAGCCGAGCGCCACCTGGCGTCGCGGCCGTTTCTGGACATCCGGCTCGTGGCCATCGTGGGCACGTACCACGGGTTCGCCGCGCAGACGTCCATTGCATGGGACGACCTGCGCAACGAGACGCTCGTGCAGTTCGTGAGCGACAAGACGAACCCGGCCTGGGAGCAGATCGAGGCCATCTGCGCGCGGCACGGCTTCGCCCCGAAGACGCGCCCCGTATCGTCGCTCAACGACGTGGAGTTCTTCAGCACGCCTTTGCGCGGCAGCGTGCTCGTGTGGAAGAAGACGCAGAGGCAGATCGGCCTTCTGATGGAGACGGGCCAGCGCGCCTGCATCCCGCTGGTGGACGACGACGCGAAGCTGGTCGCCTACGCCGTGTACCGCCCGGAGAACGAGGAGCGCCTGCGCGAGTTCTTCGAGGCCGTCGACGAGGCGAAGGATCTGATGCGGAACCGCAAGGACCGCCGCGAAGCGTAG
- a CDS encoding molybdopterin dinucleotide binding domain-containing protein, with amino-acid sequence MGRFSVSRRTFLKLGAATAAAATIASPAAALAETDAPASGESAVKRVRTGCRGCGKMECGVIAVVQDGKVIRMEGDPTAFQSMGNCCTKSQSAIQAAYHPDRLHYPMKRTNDKESDDPGWVRISWDEAMTTIVSKFDELQARYGGESLFGMCGTSRVWCMFGASNGMYLWDSPNIVQAWQICKGPRHMATLMVSSFADSWMETVAHPDVYVAWGGASEMSNYDDSCRTTVDVATRANTHICVDPRETNMGKEADFQLHLRPGTDGAMALAWSNVVIENELYDDLFTKKWTNAPFLVCEDMEPTGWTEPSPIVMTPFELKTRLLKESDLVEGGSPKRFMVWDQLAGKLTYFDAETGFWEGEQWTKPTAGREAQQENLAPGLHQGFVIDPTPFDPEIDPALFGEFEVTLKDGSVHKVEPVFQKYAERCAEYDPDTAAEITGVPADQIRAAALAYGTRLHPEKGYGNGGIQYMLATEHANTAIQNVRALDYLTAITGNYDTPAGQRASTRAPIEGGQMGFANNGSGMPMLSPGQMEKILGREDIPLLYWWGMWADATATWNAVLTGEPYPVVGAFNSSGNFMNQCNTTTTWEALKKLDFYVEANLWHTPGGGLCDIVLPAAHFLELSSPRSSQGASGAMGATVKCIDPPGEAKFDGEIIRMLYEYKGLPYNVIPGYPEYPSVEEMLDMSVAGFEPKGWKVFEERFQEHGWWDCKETEPELWGTYRRYETGGMRTRNAGGFVGSQGDKLPGFYTPTKKIEIWSTVMESYHPDGQWNLPTYVEPPHSPVSDPEMYKEYPLIITTGRRIPVYFHSEHRQLPWCREQWPVPRVEINPEDAAEYGIEQGDWVWIETPWGKIREVADLYYGIRPGTINCEHQWWFPEFKQSGSGHELCAVNHLIDNWARDPHCGASNLRAYLGKIYKATPENSPFGNPVPCDHNGVEIIHTPDDPRLKEWLPTYEGRE; translated from the coding sequence ATGGGAAGGTTCTCAGTATCCCGCAGGACGTTTCTGAAGCTGGGAGCGGCAACGGCCGCTGCAGCGACGATCGCGTCCCCGGCTGCGGCGCTCGCCGAGACCGACGCGCCGGCATCGGGCGAGTCGGCGGTCAAGCGCGTGCGCACCGGCTGTCGCGGATGCGGCAAGATGGAGTGCGGCGTCATCGCCGTGGTGCAGGATGGCAAGGTCATCCGCATGGAGGGCGACCCGACGGCGTTCCAGTCGATGGGCAACTGCTGCACGAAATCGCAGTCGGCCATCCAGGCGGCGTACCACCCCGACCGCCTGCATTACCCGATGAAGCGCACGAACGACAAGGAATCGGACGACCCTGGCTGGGTGCGCATCAGCTGGGATGAAGCGATGACCACCATCGTGTCGAAGTTCGACGAGTTGCAGGCGCGCTACGGCGGCGAGAGCCTGTTCGGCATGTGCGGCACGTCGCGCGTGTGGTGCATGTTCGGCGCGTCGAACGGCATGTATCTGTGGGACTCGCCCAACATCGTGCAGGCGTGGCAGATCTGCAAGGGCCCGCGCCACATGGCCACGCTCATGGTGTCGAGCTTCGCCGACAGCTGGATGGAGACCGTGGCGCACCCCGACGTGTACGTGGCCTGGGGCGGCGCGTCGGAGATGTCCAACTACGACGATAGCTGCCGCACCACCGTGGACGTGGCCACGCGTGCGAACACGCACATCTGCGTGGACCCGCGCGAGACGAACATGGGCAAGGAGGCCGACTTCCAGCTGCACCTGCGCCCCGGCACCGACGGAGCCATGGCGCTGGCCTGGTCGAACGTGGTCATCGAGAACGAGCTGTACGACGATTTGTTCACGAAGAAGTGGACGAACGCCCCCTTCCTCGTGTGCGAGGACATGGAGCCCACCGGTTGGACGGAGCCGTCGCCCATCGTCATGACGCCCTTCGAGCTGAAGACGCGTCTGCTGAAGGAGTCCGACCTGGTGGAGGGCGGCAGCCCGAAGCGCTTCATGGTGTGGGACCAGCTGGCGGGCAAGCTCACGTACTTCGACGCCGAGACGGGCTTCTGGGAAGGCGAACAGTGGACGAAGCCCACGGCCGGCCGTGAGGCGCAGCAGGAGAACCTGGCCCCGGGCCTGCACCAAGGGTTCGTCATCGATCCCACGCCGTTCGACCCCGAGATCGATCCGGCGCTGTTCGGCGAGTTCGAGGTCACGCTCAAGGACGGCTCCGTGCACAAGGTGGAGCCGGTGTTCCAGAAGTACGCCGAGCGCTGCGCCGAGTACGACCCCGACACCGCGGCCGAGATCACCGGCGTCCCCGCCGACCAGATCCGCGCGGCGGCGCTCGCGTACGGCACGCGCCTGCATCCCGAGAAGGGCTACGGCAACGGCGGCATCCAGTACATGCTGGCCACCGAGCACGCCAACACCGCCATCCAGAACGTGCGCGCGCTCGACTACCTCACGGCCATCACGGGCAACTACGACACGCCCGCCGGCCAGCGCGCCTCCACGCGCGCGCCCATCGAGGGCGGTCAGATGGGCTTCGCCAACAACGGATCCGGCATGCCCATGCTCTCGCCCGGGCAGATGGAGAAGATCCTCGGCCGCGAGGACATCCCGCTTCTGTACTGGTGGGGCATGTGGGCCGACGCGACCGCCACGTGGAACGCCGTGCTCACGGGCGAGCCGTACCCGGTGGTGGGCGCGTTCAACTCGTCGGGCAACTTCATGAACCAGTGCAACACCACCACAACGTGGGAAGCGCTCAAGAAGCTGGACTTCTACGTGGAGGCCAACCTCTGGCACACGCCCGGCGGCGGCCTGTGCGACATCGTGCTGCCGGCGGCCCACTTCCTGGAGCTGTCGAGCCCGCGCTCGTCGCAGGGCGCGTCCGGCGCGATGGGCGCCACGGTGAAGTGCATCGACCCGCCCGGCGAGGCCAAGTTCGACGGCGAGATCATCCGCATGCTGTACGAGTACAAGGGCCTGCCGTACAACGTGATCCCCGGCTACCCCGAGTACCCCAGCGTGGAGGAGATGCTGGACATGTCGGTGGCGGGCTTCGAGCCGAAGGGCTGGAAGGTGTTCGAAGAGCGCTTCCAGGAGCACGGCTGGTGGGACTGCAAGGAAACCGAGCCGGAGCTGTGGGGCACGTACCGCCGCTACGAGACCGGCGGCATGCGCACGCGCAACGCGGGCGGGTTCGTGGGCTCGCAGGGCGACAAGCTGCCCGGCTTCTACACGCCCACGAAGAAGATCGAGATATGGTCGACGGTGATGGAGTCGTACCATCCCGACGGGCAGTGGAACCTGCCCACCTACGTGGAGCCGCCACACAGCCCGGTGAGCGATCCGGAGATGTACAAGGAGTACCCGCTCATCATCACGACGGGGCGGCGCATCCCGGTGTACTTCCACAGCGAGCATCGACAGCTGCCGTGGTGCCGCGAGCAGTGGCCGGTGCCGCGCGTGGAGATCAACCCTGAGGACGCGGCCGAGTACGGCATCGAGCAGGGCGATTGGGTGTGGATCGAGACGCCGTGGGGCAAGATCCGCGAGGTGGCCGACCTGTACTACGGCATCCGCCCCGGCACCATCAACTGCGAGCATCAGTGGTGGTTCCCCGAGTTCAAGCAGTCGGGGTCGGGCCACGAGCTGTGCGCCGTGAATCACCTCATCGACAACTGGGCGCGCGACCCGCATTGCGGCGCGTCGAACCTGCGCGCCTACCTGGGCAAGATATACAAGGCGACGCCGGAGAACTCGCCGTTCGGCAACCCGGTGCCGTGCGACCACAACGGCGTGGAGATCATCCACACGCCCGACGACCCGCGCCTCAAGGAATGGTTGCCGACGTACGAGGGGAGGGAGTAG
- a CDS encoding 4Fe-4S dicluster domain-containing protein, producing MTQYSIVTDLNRCVGCLSCSVACKAVNNVPIGSYWNKVLRIGPNASIQGSQEGDPASYLYFLPVQCQHCKEPECVKVCPTGASHKLEDGTVQIDKSKCIGCQFCAMACPYNVRYLNEEERVVEKCTLCEQKIAQGELPQCVSQCGGMARFFGDLDAGIETFEGAENGTERIVLGDFCLPFSDADVHTLPNVGNEPALMYILRDHDWMGGEA from the coding sequence ATGACGCAGTATTCGATCGTCACCGATTTGAACCGGTGCGTGGGCTGCCTGTCGTGCTCGGTGGCGTGCAAGGCGGTGAACAACGTGCCCATCGGCAGCTACTGGAACAAGGTGCTGCGCATCGGGCCGAATGCGTCCATTCAAGGGTCGCAGGAAGGCGATCCGGCGTCCTACCTGTACTTCCTGCCGGTGCAGTGCCAGCACTGCAAGGAGCCCGAGTGCGTGAAGGTGTGCCCCACGGGCGCGTCGCACAAGCTTGAGGACGGGACGGTGCAGATCGACAAGTCGAAGTGCATCGGCTGCCAGTTCTGCGCGATGGCCTGCCCGTATAACGTGCGGTATTTGAATGAAGAGGAGCGCGTGGTGGAGAAGTGCACCCTCTGCGAGCAGAAGATCGCGCAGGGGGAGCTGCCCCAGTGCGTGTCTCAGTGCGGCGGCATGGCGCGGTTCTTCGGCGACTTGGACGCGGGCATCGAGACGTTCGAGGGCGCGGAGAACGGCACGGAGCGCATCGTGCTGGGCGACTTCTGCCTGCCGTTCTCGGATGCCGACGTGCACACGCTGCCGAACGTGGGCAACGAGCCCGCGCTCATGTACATCCTGAGGGATCACGACTGGATGGGAGGGGAGGCGTAA
- a CDS encoding DmsC/YnfH family molybdoenzyme membrane anchor subunit, with translation MELQWPLIVFTTLVAWSAGLFGTQALMALRGAGKKSQMTAWAASAVLLVVGGVAVFFHLEHWERIFNGFGHLTSGITQELIAIVVLAVVAVAYLVMMRKSSDGASVPKWLAGVSIAVCVVLVAVMAHSYTMAARPAWDSVLWILYVIGNACVLGPCTMAVIMSLKGDDAKPVALPALIGAALAAAAAIAFAAFLQASGGSFAEVGFYFDPTHPTKAMADAAATVGGQAPLLWGGAVVVGAIVPLVAAIVGRKSANWKLWGAVAVIASLIGAVCLRVAFYNLGLSVFMFY, from the coding sequence ATGGAGCTGCAGTGGCCTTTGATCGTGTTCACCACGCTGGTGGCGTGGAGCGCGGGGCTGTTCGGGACTCAGGCGCTGATGGCGCTGCGCGGTGCGGGTAAGAAGTCGCAGATGACGGCGTGGGCGGCGTCGGCGGTGCTGCTGGTCGTCGGCGGCGTGGCGGTGTTCTTCCACCTGGAGCACTGGGAGAGGATCTTCAACGGGTTCGGGCACTTGACGAGCGGCATCACGCAGGAATTGATCGCCATCGTGGTGCTGGCCGTGGTCGCGGTGGCGTACCTGGTCATGATGCGCAAGTCCTCCGACGGCGCGAGCGTGCCGAAGTGGCTGGCCGGCGTGTCGATAGCGGTGTGCGTGGTGCTGGTCGCCGTGATGGCGCACTCGTACACGATGGCCGCCCGACCTGCGTGGGACAGCGTCCTCTGGATCCTCTACGTCATCGGGAATGCCTGCGTCCTCGGCCCGTGCACGATGGCCGTCATCATGTCGCTCAAGGGCGATGATGCGAAGCCCGTCGCGCTCCCCGCGCTGATCGGCGCGGCCCTCGCGGCCGCGGCGGCAATCGCCTTCGCCGCCTTCCTCCAGGCGTCCGGCGGCTCCTTCGCCGAGGTGGGCTTCTACTTCGACCCGACGCATCCCACCAAGGCCATGGCCGACGCGGCCGCCACCGTCGGAGGCCAAGCGCCCCTGCTCTGGGGAGGCGCGGTAGTCGTCGGCGCGATCGTGCCCCTGGTCGCCGCCATCGTCGGCCGCAAGTCCGCCAACTGGAAGCTCTGGGGCGCAGTCGCCGTCATCGCCTCCCTGATCGGCGCGGTCTGCCTGCGAGTGGCCTTCTACAACCTCGGCCTCTCGGTCTTCATGTTCTACTAG